Genomic DNA from Desulfobaccales bacterium:
CGGGAGGAGCTTTCCACCCGCATGCGTTTCAAGCGCCAGAAGTTGACCGACGAGGAACTGCCGCCGGTGGCGGCCCTACCGCCCCTGAAGGAGATCCAGAGGAAACTGGACAGCCTGGCAGGAAAAATTTATCTGCCGGAATTCTGTTGCGGATAAGCCAGTTGCGCTTTTAACAACTTTAAACCTCCGCATCCTTAAACCGTTGTAAGGACAAGTCAGGTTGGGAGCACCGCGGCTAAAAACCAAAGGAGGGTAAAACCATGATGAGCAGGGTCATGCGTTTCCTGGCTATCGCCGTGATCGGCTGCGGCCTTTTAGGCTGCGCCAATTATTATAGCGTCAAGGTCAACGGCTACACCGGCCCCGGCGCCACCGGGGAGATCAAGTCCGGGGGCACCTTTTTTGTCATGGAAAACAAGGAGGCCAAGAATCCTCTGTTGGAGCAGGAAATCAGGGATAAAATCACGCGGCTCCTTCAAATACGAGGCTATCCTGTCACCACTAAATTCGATAAGGCCGATTATTACCTGTTCTTCAGCTATGGCATGGGCGAGCCGAAGAGCGTCACCGTAGTCACGCCGGATTACGGCTGGGGCTGGGGCGGTGGCGTGGGGTTCGGCGGCCCAGGCTGGTACTCCATGAGTGGGCCTTGGGTGAGCTATGCGCCGTCAGCGACATCCACCATTTATGACCGCTGGCTCTTGATCAATGTAGTGGAAGGCCCCGCCTACCGGGCCAACAAGGAGTCGCGCCCGGTGTGGGTGGGGGAAGCCAAGAGCCTGGGGGCTTCCTCGGACCTCCGGGTGGTGCTTAACTATCTGCTGGTGGCGGATTTTCAAGAGTTCGGCAAGAATACCGGCAAGGCCATCACCGTGGATCTGAAGCAGGATGACCCCGCGGTTTTTTCCCTTACCCATTAACCGGGAAATCTAGACAGGATTTTCATTGGGCAAATTTGTAACCGAGTTGCGGGGTTTTTTCCGGCATCGCCTTTGGCAGGATGAAGGCCGGAGTCCCGGGAAGCTCCTGGCCCTGAAGTGCCTGCGGGTCCTGGTCCTGTCGGCTCGCGGCCTGATCCGCAACCAATCCCTGGTGCGCGCCTCGTCGTTGGCCTACGCCACCATTTTAGGCTTTATCCCTTTATTCGCCCTGCTTTTTGCCATCTTACAGGCCATCGGCGTCCCGCGCCTGATCGCGACCTACACCCTGGAGCACCTGGCGCCGGGGTCCCGGCAATTCGCCACCCAGATCCTGGAATACATCGAAGCCACCAAGGTGACCTCCCTGGGGGTCTTCGGAGTGGTAGCGCTGCTCCTGGACCTGGTGATCGTCATGACTAACGTGGAGAAAGCCTTCAACAAAACGTGGCAGGTCTCCCGAACCCGCCCCTGGAGCCGCAAGGTCAGCGATTACCTCAGCATCTTTCTGATCTTCCCCATCCTGATGGCTGCAGCCCTGTCGTTTTCCACCTCCTTATGGGGGATTCAACACATCATCCAGGTCTTGTCCGGCATCATGCCGGCCATCTTCTTTACCGCCACCCGTTGGCTGGTTTCCCTGGGCCTGCTGTGGTTTGCCTTTATCTTTATCTATCTGGTCATGCCCAACACCCGGGTTAAGTTATGGTCCGCCGTGCTGGGGGGCGTTATCGGGGGCACTGTCTGGCAGGTGGCCCAGTGGATCTTTACCGCCATTCAAGGCGGCGCGGCCTACTATAATGCCATTTATGGGGCCTTGTATAATCTCCTTTTCCTGTTCATCTGGATGTTTTGGTGCTGGCTTATTCTCTTGTTCGGAACTGAGGTTGCCTTCGCCCACCAGAACCTGGACTATCTCACCGATAAGCAACGGCAGCCTATCCCACCCCCGGAGCCGGTGGACGAATACCTTTGCCTGGCTGCGCTGGTGAGTATCGGGGCCAGGTTCCGGCAGCGGCAGCCTCTGCTCTCTCTGAACGAACTGAGCCGGATACTGCCCCGAGGCGACAACACAGTTCATCAGGTTACCAAAGCGCTCCAGGATTGTAATTTGGTGGTGGAGGTGGTACCGGACCGGCCGAAATCCTCCCCCCGGTTCATGCCCAACCTACCCCTGGATAAGGTTACGGTCAAGGAGGTATTGGAGTGCCTGCGGGCATCCCGGGGCACGACCTTGGCAGTCGAGCCCCGCCTGGTAAAGGTTCTGCAACCTCTGCTGGAGAACTCTTGTCCCGCCGGCTGGCAGACCCTCACCGTCCAGAGCCTGGTAGAGTCTTTTATTGAGGACGGAGCACAGGCGGAGAAAAATTTGGGTTAAATGGCACGATAATTACCAAACCCCGCGCCGGTTGAGCCGGTGTTGTGATAATGTGTCAACGAATTCAGGGGGAAGGCGATGACGCCCAAGCGCAAGTATCACTTTTATTGGGGATTATTAGGGAACCTGGAATTAGGCAGGCCCAATCTCGGACCCACCTCCCGATTAGAAGTCTACCGTCTCATGCAATTTACCTTGCGAGATGTCCTGGAACAACACGTGGGCACCGATAAGGCCGATCTGGTTTTTTATGAGGCGGGCAGACTGGCGGGTAGCCAATTTTATCAGAACCTGCTGGGTCAGGTGGCTGATTTCGATGCCTTCATCAAGCTCATCCAGAGCACCTTCAAAGAATTGGGCATCGGCATCTTTCGGGTGGAACAGGCCGATCTCGACACGAACTCTTTCGTCTTTACGGTCTCCGAAGACCTGGACTGTTCCGGCCTGCCGGAACTGGACTACGAAATTTGCACCTATGATGAAGGGTTTATCGCGGGCTTGTTAGAGAGCTTTTTGGGAAAGGGCTTTGTGGTGAAAGAGGTGGACTGCTGGTGCACCGGGGATCGCACCTGCCGGTTTACCGCCAAGGCGGTGGATTAGTCTGGCTCCAAACCCAGGAGAAGTAGTACGCTATGAACAAGGAGAGCCTGGTCGAACTCAGGCGTCAGCTTGACGCCGCGATAAACTCCGAGACCTCCGAGGGCTACGCCGGCCTGGCGCCAGGGCTGGCTGAAGCTTTGCGGCGACTGGACCCATCGCCTACTTCTGCTGCACCCGCCGATGCTTTGGAACCTGCCCTTAAGGCCCTGGAAGATGCCTGGCTCAAAGGTTTCGCCCCCACTGCCCCCTTGCCGGGGAGGCCGGAACAGCAAGCGCGGCTTGCCCGGTTGCTTACCGATGTGCTGGCGGTGCAAGACTTTGCCCGCTCTTTGGCGAAAGGGGATTTGTCGCCGACATTGAAATCCAAAGGCGCGATGGCCGGCGGCCTCAAATCGTTGCAGGCCAGCCTGCGCCATGTCACCTGGCAAACCCAGATGATCGCCAAAGGCGATTTCAGTCAACACATCGACTTTATGGGGGAATTTTCCGAATCCTTTAATGCCATGACCCGGAACCTGGCTGCGGCTCGGGATGAACTCCAACGCCACGGGGAAGAATTGGCCCAAGCCAATGCCAGCCTCAAGAGCGAGATTGCCGAGCGGAAGTCCGCCGAAAACCGCATCCAAGACCTTAATTGCCAGTTGAAACAGAAAGTTGCCGACTTGGAGGCAGCCAATCAGGACATGGAAGCCTTCAGCTATTCGATCTCCCATGACCTGCGGGCTCCCTTGCGGGCCATCGCGGGCTATGCCCGGATATTCAGAGAGGACCACGGCCACCGTCTCGATGCGGAAAGTCTGCGGCTACTCACGGTGATCTCCGACAACGCCCGGCTCATGGGCAAGCTTATTGACGATATCCTGGCCTTTGCCCGATTCGGCCGGCAGGAGGTTAAGAAAACCGATATCGACATGACGGCCCTGAGCCAAACCGTTTGTGCGGAGCTCAAGGGGTGGGAACGCAAACGGGAGGTGCGTCTTACCCTGAAGGAAATGCCGCCGGCATATGGGGACCAGACCCTGATTCGCCAGGTTTTGGTGAATCTTTTGACCAATGCCCTCAAATTCACCGAGCCCAAAGCAGACGCTACCATTGCTTTAGGGGGATGGAGTACGGGGGCTGAAACGGTTTATTCAGTCACGGATAACGGGGTCGGGTTTGACATGAAGTATGTGGACAAGTTATTCAACGTGTTCCAAAGATTGCACCTGAGTTCCGAATTTGAGGGGACTGGGGTGGGTCTGGCCATTGTTCAAAAAATTATTCACCGGCATGGCGGCCGGGTTTGGGCCGAAGGGCAGGTAAATGAAGGGGCCAGCTTTTATTTCTCTCTGCCCCAGGCTTAAAACCCGTTTTGCGTTTTTGGTTTTTGGTTTTTCGTTAAAATAGGTCGAAATTGCGTTAAGTTGTATGAGTTGACGCATGGGAGGAGATTGAACGCCATGAAACCACCCGCCGACTACCGGGAACGCTCTTTGAAGATCCACGGGATGATTTGCGCCAAGTGCGGCCGGGAATTCACCCAGCGAAACCGGAAGCTCTTGACGGTGCATCACAAGGACGGCAATCACTTAAATAATCCCTTGGATGGCTCCAATTGGGAAAATCTCTGCGTCTATTGCCATGAAGACGAACACAGCCGGAAGCTTTTGGGGGATTATCTCAATAAGGAATAAGCGTGAGGTTAGGCGGCCCCCTACCCTATCCCGAACTTGCAACAAGGATAAGTTCAAATCACCACGAATAATCCGGGGAGTAAGCATGAAACCGAAATCTTGGCAGATAGTCTGCATGGCGGCGGTGCTAGGCTTGGCCCTCACCGGACCGGCATGGACTCAGGTTGACGCGGCTCTCACCAAGAAGATGGTGGAGAGCTACGACTTGCTGGAGGCAGGCAAACTGGCTCAGGCCCAGGAACTTTACGATGAGATTCTGAAAAAGGACCCGGGCAATCCTCTGGCCTTGAATAATCTGGGGGCTATTAAGGTCAAAGAGCACAAATATCCAGAGGCCTTAAAATACCTGGAACAGGCCCTGCCTCGGGCTCAAGGGTATAAGATCAACGTCAACCAGGTGTGCGCCGTGGACGGTATCTGTCTGGCCTTCCGCCCCTTGCAGGAGGTTTACGGAGACACGGAGCTCACGCCCCTGATCAAATTCAATATCGATATGGTCAAGGCCCGGCTGGCTACCCGGTAATCGATATCGGCCCCGGTTATTTCTTGGCTGCAGCCTCCGCCGCGGCCAGTTTTTCCTGGAGGTACGAGGCCATGGCAGCGTCCGGGGGCTTTTCCAAGAGCTTGCGCCAGTAGACTGCGGCCTGTCCGGGGTCTTTGGCCTGGTCGTAAAGCATGGCCACCCTGCTTATAACCTCGTTCCGCATGGGGCCAACAGACTGCTCCACCAAAGGCTTCAACACTTCGGCCGCCTTTTTGTAATTGCCCATACCTTCGTAGCAATAACTGAGACTTTCGGTAATCAGGAAATCCCAGCCCGGGTCGCGGCCATCCAGGAGCGATTCATAGGCCTGGGCGGCTTCGCTGTACAACTGGAGATTGTAGAGGAGGTTGCCCCGGAGGAGTTGCGCTTCCCGGGCCGCTGGAGTGCCGGGATGTTCCTTGATAAATTTTTCCAGGTCGGTGGCTGCGGCCACGGCAGGGATATTGAGGTCGATCTTGGGGGTCACCTGGGTCAAGGCTACGGCGGCCTTTTCGTCCCGGCTGGCCTGCATCCTGGCCTTGATGCCCCAGGCGCCCAGGCCCAAGGCGATCACTACCACTGCCAACACCAGCCACTTCGCATATGGTTTCAGCCGTTCCAACCGGAGCTCGGCCCAGTCCCTCAATCCTTCGGGGCTGTCAATGACTACGCGGTGCTTGGGGGTTATTTTAGCCATGTGGGTCTCCTGAATATTTTTGTGTCTAACATAAATGAGTGAGTTCATATAAAAAACAAATTGCCATTGTCTCGTATGGGGGACCTGCGTGTCCCCCATAAGGGCGCACACGCAGGTGCGCCCCTACAATTGGACTAATCTTAGGTATTCGCCAACTCCCGCACCAGTTCACAACCACGCTCGCCGTGGCCGGTGAAGGTGAAGCGGCGGTCGTTTACGCCGGTGACTTCCAGGTCGACTTCCAGGTAATCGCCGGGGAGCAAGGGGGCCAATCGCTTCGCCCATTCCACCGCCACCACCTGGTCGCCGGAGAGGTATTCCTCCAGGTCCGGGAGCAACTCCGGCGGGAGGTCTTCCAGGCGGTAGAGGTCCAGGTGCACCAGGGTCAGGCGGCCGGGATACTCATGCACCAGGGCGAAACTGGGGCTGGCGACCAGATCGGGCGGTATTTCCAGACCCTCAGCCAGGCCGTGGACAAACTCGGTCTTGCCGCTGCCCAACTCGCCGTTTAAGGCCACCACATCCCCCGGGGCCAAAAGCGCTCCGAGCCGGGCCGCGAGGGCGCGGGTGTCTTCGGGACTGTGGCTGACCCGATGGTATAGCCTCATTTCCATATCACCTGAATTCGAATAATATCCTGTAAGTCCGGGGATAAACGGAAAAGCCAAAATCCCCCTAAATCCAATGCTGTTCACTTAAGCATTGGCGATTTCTGATCGGCTGTAGGGGCGGGGTTTCCCCGCCCAACCCGTGGCACATTTAAGCCAGGGGCGGGGAGACCCCGCCCCTACAATTGTTTAAGTGAACAGCATTGCCCCTAAATCCCCCTTTTCAAAGGGGGACTTTCAAAGCACCCCACTCTGCTCTGAAAATGAATCTCGTAGGGCGCGTCTTACGCGCCAAAAATGGTGCGTGAGACGCACCCTACTTTAATTTTCATGGTTTTGAGTGTTCCCTTGGAACATGAATGGCTCGTTAAGAAGGATCGGGAGATTTTCCCGAAATTGCGGTGAAGCCTGCTTCTGCACAGGAGAGACGCCTGTGCCACCAGGTGAGCGCAATTTCGCTTCACACGCCGGGTTCTTGGGCCATGGCCCGGACCAGGTCCATCTTGCCGATGATGCCCACGAGCTTCGTCCCTTCCACTACCGGAATGGTGTGCACCTTTTGTTTGGCCATGAGGGCCGCGACCTTGGAAACCGGCGTGTCCGGGGCCACGGTGACGGGGTTCTCGGTCATACAGTCGCCCACCGTGGTGCCCAGCATTTTTTCCACTTTGTGAAAGAGGTGGGAGGGAATCTGGAGATAAATATGGAAGTCCAGGATGTTGATGGCAGGGGGCAACTCCAGGTCCCGGGCCCGCTCCACCAGGTCGCTCTGGGTGATGACCCCCACCAGGCGGCCGTCTTGGTCTACCACGGGCACGCCGCCGATTTTGCGGTTTTCCAACAGCTTGGACAACTCCGAGATGGAGGTCTCGGGGCCGACCGTGAGGACGTCAATGG
This window encodes:
- a CDS encoding YihY/virulence factor BrkB family protein, which produces MGKFVTELRGFFRHRLWQDEGRSPGKLLALKCLRVLVLSARGLIRNQSLVRASSLAYATILGFIPLFALLFAILQAIGVPRLIATYTLEHLAPGSRQFATQILEYIEATKVTSLGVFGVVALLLDLVIVMTNVEKAFNKTWQVSRTRPWSRKVSDYLSIFLIFPILMAAALSFSTSLWGIQHIIQVLSGIMPAIFFTATRWLVSLGLLWFAFIFIYLVMPNTRVKLWSAVLGGVIGGTVWQVAQWIFTAIQGGAAYYNAIYGALYNLLFLFIWMFWCWLILLFGTEVAFAHQNLDYLTDKQRQPIPPPEPVDEYLCLAALVSIGARFRQRQPLLSLNELSRILPRGDNTVHQVTKALQDCNLVVEVVPDRPKSSPRFMPNLPLDKVTVKEVLECLRASRGTTLAVEPRLVKVLQPLLENSCPAGWQTLTVQSLVESFIEDGAQAEKNLG
- a CDS encoding V4R domain-containing protein codes for the protein MTPKRKYHFYWGLLGNLELGRPNLGPTSRLEVYRLMQFTLRDVLEQHVGTDKADLVFYEAGRLAGSQFYQNLLGQVADFDAFIKLIQSTFKELGIGIFRVEQADLDTNSFVFTVSEDLDCSGLPELDYEICTYDEGFIAGLLESFLGKGFVVKEVDCWCTGDRTCRFTAKAVD
- a CDS encoding ATP-binding protein is translated as MNKESLVELRRQLDAAINSETSEGYAGLAPGLAEALRRLDPSPTSAAPADALEPALKALEDAWLKGFAPTAPLPGRPEQQARLARLLTDVLAVQDFARSLAKGDLSPTLKSKGAMAGGLKSLQASLRHVTWQTQMIAKGDFSQHIDFMGEFSESFNAMTRNLAAARDELQRHGEELAQANASLKSEIAERKSAENRIQDLNCQLKQKVADLEAANQDMEAFSYSISHDLRAPLRAIAGYARIFREDHGHRLDAESLRLLTVISDNARLMGKLIDDILAFARFGRQEVKKTDIDMTALSQTVCAELKGWERKREVRLTLKEMPPAYGDQTLIRQVLVNLLTNALKFTEPKADATIALGGWSTGAETVYSVTDNGVGFDMKYVDKLFNVFQRLHLSSEFEGTGVGLAIVQKIIHRHGGRVWAEGQVNEGASFYFSLPQA
- a CDS encoding YajD family HNH nuclease, which translates into the protein MKPPADYRERSLKIHGMICAKCGREFTQRNRKLLTVHHKDGNHLNNPLDGSNWENLCVYCHEDEHSRKLLGDYLNKE
- a CDS encoding tetratricopeptide repeat protein, whose amino-acid sequence is MKPKSWQIVCMAAVLGLALTGPAWTQVDAALTKKMVESYDLLEAGKLAQAQELYDEILKKDPGNPLALNNLGAIKVKEHKYPEALKYLEQALPRAQGYKINVNQVCAVDGICLAFRPLQEVYGDTELTPLIKFNIDMVKARLATR
- a CDS encoding tetratricopeptide repeat protein; translated protein: MAKITPKHRVVIDSPEGLRDWAELRLERLKPYAKWLVLAVVVIALGLGAWGIKARMQASRDEKAAVALTQVTPKIDLNIPAVAAATDLEKFIKEHPGTPAAREAQLLRGNLLYNLQLYSEAAQAYESLLDGRDPGWDFLITESLSYCYEGMGNYKKAAEVLKPLVEQSVGPMRNEVISRVAMLYDQAKDPGQAAVYWRKLLEKPPDAAMASYLQEKLAAAEAAAKK
- the tsaE gene encoding tRNA (adenosine(37)-N6)-threonylcarbamoyltransferase complex ATPase subunit type 1 TsaE, translated to MRLYHRVSHSPEDTRALAARLGALLAPGDVVALNGELGSGKTEFVHGLAEGLEIPPDLVASPSFALVHEYPGRLTLVHLDLYRLEDLPPELLPDLEEYLSGDQVVAVEWAKRLAPLLPGDYLEVDLEVTGVNDRRFTFTGHGERGCELVRELANT
- a CDS encoding CBS domain-containing protein, whose translation is MLQARNIMTIDVLTVGPETSISELSKLLENRKIGGVPVVDQDGRLVGVITQSDLVERARDLELPPAINILDFHIYLQIPSHLFHKVEKMLGTTVGDCMTENPVTVAPDTPVSKVAALMAKQKVHTIPVVEGTKLVGIIGKMDLVRAMAQEPGV